One genomic region from Sander lucioperca isolate FBNREF2018 chromosome 3, SLUC_FBN_1.2, whole genome shotgun sequence encodes:
- the LOC116045219 gene encoding gap junction delta-2 protein-like, with protein MTEWTLLKRLLDAVHQHSTMIGRLWLTVMVIFRLLIVAVATEDVYADEQEMFVCNTLQPGCSTVCYDAFAPISQPRFWVFHIISVSTPSLCFIIYTWHNLSKLPHSSNQRQGQGPVAGPGQGGPGGEQGDGREVYDRSCDSDSCSIRSHKHLDPNNMAPVSHDRADPFRERGAQGPGATGGVLSKCYVFHVCLRAILELGFVLAQWKLFGFWVPVHFLCTSVPCSQPVDCYVSRPTEKTIFLLFMFCVGVFCILLNVLELNHLGWKKIRQVVRLRERGASWGGCPGMRGGYETFPADSPSPTSSLGFRGVTSTTSLPTLDLVVGHRADWSCAAPGDTGPGKPKSQDSQTGERQPLKSQRAVRESKQRSAEVWI; from the exons ATGACGGAGTGGACCCTGCTCAAACGCCTCCTGGACGCCGTGCACCAGCACTCCACCATGATCGGCCGCCTGTGGCTCACCGTCATGGTCATCTTCCGGCTGCTCATTGTCGCCGTGGCGACCGAGGACGTGTACGCCGACGAGCAGGAGATGTTTGTGTGCAACACGCTGCAGCCGGGCTGCTCCACCGTGTGCTATGACGCCTTCGCTCCCATCTCGCAGCCGCGCTTCTGGGTCTTTCACATCATCAGCGTGTCCACGCCGTCGCTCTGCTTCATCATCTACACCTGGCACAACCTGTCCAAGCTGCCGCACAGCTCCAACCAGAGGCAGGGCCAGGGCCCCGTGGCTGGCCCGGGCCAGGGAGGCCCCGGTGGAGAGCAAGGCGACGGACGGGAGGTGTACGATCGGAGCTGCGACTCCGACAGCTGCTCCATCCGCTCCCATAAGCATCTAg ACCCAAACAACATGGCTCCCGTGAGCCACGACCGAGCCGACCCCTTCAGGGAGCGGGGTGCACAGGGTCCCGGGGCCACCGGCGGGGTTCTGTCCAAATGCTACGTCTTCCACGTGTGCTTGCGGGCCATCCTGGAGCTGGGCTTCGTCCTGGCCCAGTGGAAGCTGTTTGGCTTCTGGGTGCCCGTGCACTTCCTGTGCACATCGGTGCCCTGCAGCCAGCCGGTGGACTGCTACGTCTCCCGGCCCACGGAGAAGACCATCTTTCTGCTCTTCATGTTCTGCGTGGGCGTTTTCTGCATCCTGCTCAATGTGCTGGAGCTCAACCACCTGGGCTGGAAGAAGATCCGGCAGGTGGTGCGGCTGAGGGAGAGGGGGGCGTCCTGGGGAGGGTGTCCCGGTATGAGGGGGGGATATGAAACCTTCCCTGCGGACAGCCCCTCTCCCACATCCTCCCTAGGCTTTAGGGGCGTGACCAGCACCACCTCCCTGCCCACCCTGGACCTGGTGGTGGGCCACCGGGCCGACTGGAGCTGCGCTGCGCCCGGGGACACCGGCCCGGGGAAACCCAAGAGTCAGGACTCCCAGACAGGAGAGAGGCAGCCTCTGAAGAGTCAGAGAGCCGTCAGAGAGTCCAAACAGAGGAGCGCCGAGGTCTGGATATAG